One segment of Triticum aestivum cultivar Chinese Spring chromosome 2A, IWGSC CS RefSeq v2.1, whole genome shotgun sequence DNA contains the following:
- the LOC123185524 gene encoding uncharacterized protein: MGEAPCSVVAPRRSPARFRLPRHGLRRKVHVVRLGNGGDGAGARAGGVRGLCGLRRRIKLRWFRSAMWRLAELCVAVLSGPPGTADAPPSWTGVEPCFAAPFLPAALVRRAGQE; encoded by the coding sequence atgGGGGAGGCGCCGTGCAGCGTGGTGGCGCCGCGCCGTTCCCCGGCGCGCTTCCGCCTGCCGCGCCACGGGCTGCGCCGCAAGGTCCACGTCGTCCGGCTCGGGAACGGCGGTGACGGTGCCGGCGCACGGGCTGGCGGGGTCCGCGGCCTCTGCGGCCTCCGGCGTCGGATCAAGCTCCGATGGTTCCGCAGCGCCATGTGGCGCCTGGCCGAGCTCTGCGTGGCGGTGCTGTCGGGGCCCCCGGGGACGGCCGACGCCCCGCCGTCGTGGACCGGCGTGGAGCCGTGCTTCGCCGCGCCCTTCCTGCCGGCCGCGCTGGTGAGGCGCGCGGGGCAGGAGTAG